DNA sequence from the Corynebacterium freneyi genome:
GCCGCGGAGGCGGCGCGCGACGGTGGTGCGGACGTCGACATGCTGGGCCGGTTCGGCGCGGTGTCGATGGACGAGGGCGGCCTGAGCCTGCCCGTCGACGTCGACCAGCCGGTCAACGCCCCGGAGTCGAGGGAGATCACCCGGGAGGATCTCGCCGAACTGGCGGCCGTGGAGGCCGAGCTGGACACCCGCTGGCCGGAGACGAAGATCGACCCGTCGCTGGAGCGCGTAGAAAAGCTCATGGACCTGCTCGGCCACCCCGAGCGGTCGGCGCCGGTCATCCACGTCGCCGGCACCAACGGCAAGACGTCGACGGTGCGCATGATCGAGTCGCTGGTCCGCGCGTTGGGCCGCCGCACCGGCCGCACCACCAGCCCGCACCTGCAGTTGGTCACCGAGCGCATCGCGGTCGACGGCGTGCCGCTGCACCCGCGCGATTACGTGCGGGTCTGGCGCGAGATCGAGCCCTACGTCGAGATGGTCGACGCGGCGTCGGAGGCCGAGGGAGGCCCGCGCATGTCGAAGTTCGAGGTGCTCACGGCGATGGCCTTCGCCGCGTTCGCCGACGCTCCGGTCGATGTCGCGGTGGTGGAGGTCGGGATGGGCGGCACGTGGGACGCGACCAACGTCGCCGATGCCGACGTCGCCGTGGTGTGTCCGGTCGGGCGCGACCACACCGATTACCTGGGCGACACGTTGACGGAGATCGCGGGGGAGAAGGCGGGCATCATCAAGTCCCGCTGGAACGCCGAGGATTTGCTGGCTCCGCCGGACAACGTTGCGATCATCGCCGAGCAGGAGACGGAGGCCATGGAGGTGCTGCTCACCCG
Encoded proteins:
- the folC gene encoding bifunctional tetrahydrofolate synthase/dihydrofolate synthase produces the protein MLGRFGAVSMDEGGLSLPVDVDQPVNAPESREITREDLAELAAVEAELDTRWPETKIDPSLERVEKLMDLLGHPERSAPVIHVAGTNGKTSTVRMIESLVRALGRRTGRTTSPHLQLVTERIAVDGVPLHPRDYVRVWREIEPYVEMVDAASEAEGGPRMSKFEVLTAMAFAAFADAPVDVAVVEVGMGGTWDATNVADADVAVVCPVGRDHTDYLGDTLTEIAGEKAGIIKSRWNAEDLLAPPDNVAIIAEQETEAMEVLLTRAVECDAAVARAGSEYGVIAHTLAVGGQNLTLRGLAGEYEDIHLPLHGPHQARNAATALAAVEAFFGAGPGRPLSIDAVREGFATVTSPGRLERVRSAPTVFIDAAHNPHGARALREALTAEFEFRKVVGVVAVLGDKDARGILEELEPYVEELVVTQNASPRALHVDDLAELAEQVFGEERIHRIDTLPSAIELAIALAEETDSGDGIVSGSGVVVTGSVVTAGEARTLFGKDPQ